Proteins encoded within one genomic window of Marinobacter halotolerans:
- a CDS encoding Na(+)-translocating NADH-quinone reductase subunit A, with translation MIKIKKGLDLPISGAPEQTITEGKPVRHVALIGFDYIGMKPTMAVKEGDRVKRGTLLFTDKKTDGVRYTSPAAGVVKEINRGERRVFQSLVIEVDGDEAESFARYSESDIASLERQQVVDNLVESGLWTTFKTRPYSKVPAIDTAPHSIFVSVMDTNPLAADPTVIIGENKPAFERGLRILTKLTSGKVFVSGRPGSDVPVPDSDAVEVNQFEGRHPAGNVGTHIHYLDPIVGNKVVWSINYQDVIDIARLFETGELPADRVIAIGGPKATKPRLVRTRIGASLPELLEGEIETDCDVRMISGSVFGGRRSDGPCAYLGRFANQVSILEEGTKREFMGWLSPGTNKFSVLNIYLSKLTKGKLFNFTTTTNGSERAMVPVGAYEKVMPLDILPTQLLRSLIVGDTEVAQQLGALELDEEDLALCTFVCPGKYEYGPILRENLTRIEIEG, from the coding sequence ATGATCAAAATCAAAAAAGGCCTGGATCTTCCCATCAGCGGCGCTCCTGAGCAGACCATTACAGAAGGCAAACCCGTTCGCCACGTGGCACTGATCGGTTTTGACTATATCGGCATGAAGCCGACGATGGCTGTTAAAGAGGGAGACCGCGTTAAGCGCGGAACGCTGCTGTTTACGGATAAGAAGACCGATGGCGTTCGTTACACCTCGCCGGCCGCCGGTGTGGTGAAAGAGATAAATCGGGGTGAACGCCGAGTGTTCCAGTCCCTCGTGATTGAGGTGGATGGAGACGAGGCGGAGTCTTTTGCCCGGTACAGCGAGTCGGATATCGCCTCTCTGGAGCGGCAGCAGGTTGTCGACAACCTGGTAGAGTCGGGATTATGGACAACCTTCAAAACCCGCCCTTACAGCAAGGTTCCGGCTATCGACACGGCGCCGCATTCTATTTTTGTGTCGGTCATGGATACCAATCCGCTGGCTGCCGACCCTACGGTGATCATTGGTGAGAACAAACCGGCGTTCGAGCGTGGCCTTCGCATACTCACGAAGCTGACCAGTGGTAAGGTTTTTGTCAGCGGCAGGCCCGGTTCCGATGTACCTGTGCCTGATTCCGATGCGGTCGAGGTTAACCAGTTTGAGGGCAGGCACCCGGCTGGCAACGTGGGCACCCATATTCATTATCTGGACCCGATTGTCGGCAACAAGGTGGTCTGGAGCATCAACTACCAGGATGTCATCGACATTGCGCGGCTGTTTGAAACCGGCGAGCTGCCGGCGGATCGTGTGATTGCGATCGGTGGTCCGAAGGCGACTAAGCCGCGTCTGGTGCGTACACGGATTGGTGCGAGTCTTCCGGAACTGCTGGAAGGTGAGATCGAGACCGACTGCGACGTACGCATGATTTCAGGATCGGTGTTTGGTGGTCGGCGGAGTGATGGCCCCTGCGCCTATCTGGGTCGTTTTGCCAATCAGGTGTCGATTCTCGAGGAAGGCACCAAGCGTGAGTTCATGGGCTGGCTGTCTCCGGGAACCAACAAGTTCTCTGTGCTGAACATCTACCTGTCCAAACTGACGAAGGGCAAGCTGTTCAATTTCACCACCACAACCAATGGCAGCGAGCGCGCAATGGTACCTGTCGGTGCCTACGAGAAAGTGATGCCGCTGGATATTCTGCCGACTCAGTTGCTGCGTTCGCTGATCGTTGGCGATACCGAGGTGGCACAGCAGCTGGGTGCGTTGGAGCTGGATGAAGAAGATCTGGCGCTCTGCACCTTCGTGTGTCCGGGCAAATACGAATATGGGCCGATTCTCCGTGAGAATCTGACCCGAATCGAGATCGAGGGCTAA
- a CDS encoding NADH:ubiquinone reductase (Na(+)-transporting) subunit B: protein MAIRQFLDGIEHHFEKGGKYERWYALYEAVDTIFYTPGKVTSTTSHVRDGIDLKRIMITMWMCTFPAMFFGMWNIGFQANSYLAANPDALMGDGGLRTMFISALAGNDPSSIFDNFIYGMAYFVPVYAVTFVVGGFWEVLFATVRRHEVNEGFFVTSVLFALICPPTIPLWQVALGITFGVVIGKEVFGGTGKNFLNPALTGRAFLYFAYPAQISGDTVWTAVDGFSGATALSWAASGGVEALESQIGWMSAFMGSIQGSMGETSTLAVLIGGLILLAMRIASYRIVGGVLIGMIGMSLLLNVVGSETNPMFAVPPHWHLVMGGFAFGMMFMATDPVSAAMTDTGRWCFGILIGVMTVLIRVVNPAFPEGIMLAILFANLFAPLMDHYVVQANIKRRLARG, encoded by the coding sequence ATGGCAATTCGACAGTTTCTCGATGGCATCGAGCACCACTTTGAAAAAGGTGGCAAGTACGAGCGCTGGTATGCGCTGTACGAAGCAGTCGATACCATTTTCTACACCCCGGGCAAGGTAACCTCAACCACCTCCCATGTGCGTGACGGCATTGACCTGAAGCGCATCATGATCACGATGTGGATGTGTACCTTCCCGGCTATGTTTTTCGGCATGTGGAACATTGGTTTTCAGGCAAACAGTTATCTTGCAGCCAACCCCGATGCCCTGATGGGCGACGGCGGTTTGCGGACCATGTTCATCAGTGCGCTGGCGGGAAATGATCCGTCGAGTATCTTCGATAACTTTATCTACGGCATGGCCTACTTCGTGCCGGTCTACGCGGTCACCTTTGTGGTTGGTGGCTTCTGGGAAGTGCTGTTTGCGACTGTGCGTCGCCATGAGGTAAACGAGGGCTTCTTCGTGACCTCTGTGCTGTTTGCGCTGATCTGTCCTCCGACCATCCCGCTCTGGCAGGTGGCCCTGGGTATCACCTTTGGTGTGGTTATCGGCAAGGAAGTGTTCGGCGGCACTGGCAAGAACTTCCTTAACCCGGCACTGACAGGCCGTGCGTTTCTGTACTTTGCTTACCCGGCACAGATTTCCGGTGACACCGTATGGACCGCAGTGGATGGCTTCAGTGGCGCGACCGCGCTGAGCTGGGCTGCCAGCGGCGGTGTGGAAGCGCTGGAAAGCCAGATCGGCTGGATGTCAGCCTTTATGGGCTCGATTCAGGGATCCATGGGTGAGACATCGACGCTGGCCGTACTGATTGGCGGTCTTATTCTGCTGGCGATGCGCATTGCGTCCTATCGGATTGTTGGTGGTGTGCTGATTGGCATGATCGGCATGTCGCTATTGCTGAACGTGGTCGGGTCGGAAACCAATCCAATGTTTGCCGTACCACCGCACTGGCATCTGGTTATGGGTGGCTTTGCATTCGGCATGATGTTCATGGCAACAGACCCGGTTTCGGCCGCCATGACGGACACCGGTCGTTGGTGTTTCGGCATTCTGATCGGCGTGATGACGGTGCTCATCCGCGTGGTCAACCCGGCTTTCCCGGAAGGCATCATGCTGGCCATACTGTTTGCCAACCTGTTCGCTCCGCTGATGGATCACTATGTGGTTCAGGCCAACATTAAACGGAGGCTTGCACGTGGCTAA
- a CDS encoding Na(+)-translocating NADH-quinone reductase subunit C — protein MAKAKETVSRTLMVALVLSIAFSVVVSTAAVLLRPAQVKNQNLDIRSNILAAAGMLEPGMSPEEIEEIFSRFDVRLLDLDSGEYVEPSAVGVEDPMKYDMYKAASDPEMSTRILSAADDPAGIKSRPDVAKIYTLSENGELVRVVLPIHGYGLWSTLYGFVSLEGDANTIEGLGFYDHAETPGLGGEVDNPRWKKQWVGKEVYGDQLEEPQIRLVKGGVGADAADKEHKVDALSGATLTSRGVEKLVNYWMGDRGYETYLKKLRQGEV, from the coding sequence GTGGCTAAAGCAAAAGAAACTGTCTCCAGAACGCTGATGGTAGCGTTGGTGCTGAGCATCGCTTTCTCAGTGGTCGTTTCAACGGCAGCTGTGCTGCTGCGCCCGGCGCAGGTCAAGAACCAGAATCTGGATATCCGCTCGAACATTCTGGCCGCGGCCGGCATGCTCGAGCCGGGCATGAGCCCTGAAGAGATCGAGGAGATCTTCTCGCGTTTTGATGTCCGGCTGCTGGATCTGGATTCCGGCGAGTACGTCGAGCCCAGTGCGGTCGGCGTCGAAGATCCGATGAAGTACGACATGTACAAGGCGGCATCGGACCCGGAAATGTCCACCCGCATCCTGTCTGCGGCGGACGACCCCGCGGGTATCAAAAGCCGTCCCGACGTGGCCAAGATCTATACACTTTCGGAAAATGGCGAGCTGGTGCGAGTGGTACTGCCGATACACGGTTATGGTCTCTGGTCTACCCTCTATGGATTTGTATCCCTGGAAGGTGATGCCAATACCATTGAAGGTCTCGGGTTTTACGACCATGCAGAGACTCCCGGCCTCGGCGGTGAAGTCGACAACCCGCGCTGGAAAAAACAGTGGGTTGGCAAGGAAGTCTACGGCGATCAACTTGAAGAGCCCCAGATCAGGCTGGTCAAGGGCGGCGTGGGTGCCGACGCAGCAGACAAGGAACACAAGGTAGACGCTCTTTCTGGTGCCACACTGACCAGCCGGGGCGTGGAAAAACTGGTCAACTACTGGATGGGTGACCGGGGCTACGAAACCTACCTGAAAAAACTTCGTCAAGGGGAGGTCTGA
- a CDS encoding NADH:ubiquinone reductase (Na(+)-transporting) subunit D, translating into MADATAKQVLFEPIFSNNPIALQILGICSALAVTTSMNVTLVMCAAVIAVTAFSNLAVSLVRSQIPGSIRIIVQMTIIASLVIVVDQLLKAYAYEISKQLSVFVGLIITNCIVMGRAEGFAMKNGPWLSFLDGIGNGLGYSVLLIFVAFFRELLGAGSLFGVSIMPVVNEGGWYIPNGLLLLPPSAFFIIGLAIWGLRTWKPEQVEEEDYKMSRHTAKEAF; encoded by the coding sequence ATGGCCGATGCAACTGCCAAGCAGGTTCTCTTCGAACCGATATTCAGCAATAACCCCATCGCATTACAGATCCTTGGTATCTGCTCTGCGCTGGCGGTAACCACCAGCATGAACGTGACGCTGGTTATGTGCGCGGCCGTGATTGCGGTAACAGCGTTTTCCAACCTTGCGGTGTCACTGGTACGAAGCCAGATTCCGGGCAGCATCCGCATCATCGTGCAGATGACCATCATCGCATCGCTGGTTATCGTGGTTGACCAGCTCCTCAAGGCCTATGCCTACGAAATCAGCAAGCAGCTTTCGGTTTTCGTGGGACTGATCATCACCAATTGCATCGTCATGGGTCGCGCCGAAGGGTTTGCTATGAAGAATGGCCCCTGGCTGAGCTTCCTGGACGGCATTGGTAACGGTCTGGGCTACTCGGTGCTGTTGATTTTCGTGGCTTTCTTCCGTGAACTTCTGGGCGCCGGTTCGTTGTTCGGTGTCTCCATCATGCCCGTGGTAAACGAGGGCGGATGGTATATCCCCAATGGTTTGCTGCTACTGCCACCAAGCGCGTTCTTTATCATTGGCCTGGCGATCTGGGGACTTCGTACCTGGAAGCCTGAACAGGTCGAGGAAGAGGACTACAAGATGTCCCGTCATACTGCCAAGGAGGCCTTCTGA
- the nqrE gene encoding NADH:ubiquinone reductase (Na(+)-transporting) subunit E translates to MEHYISLILKAVFVENMALAFFLGMCTFIAISKKIEAATGLGIAVIVVLTVTVPVNNLLYNSVLREGALGWAGLPNVDLSFLGLLSYIGVIAAIVQIMEMVLDKYIPALYAALGVFLPLITVNCAILGASLFMVERDYTFGESVVYGFGAGLGWALAIVALAGIREKLKYSDVPDGLRGLGITFITVGLMSLGFMSFSGISL, encoded by the coding sequence ATGGAACACTATATCAGCCTGATTCTGAAAGCTGTTTTCGTTGAGAACATGGCCCTGGCGTTCTTCCTGGGCATGTGCACCTTTATTGCGATTTCCAAGAAGATCGAGGCGGCAACCGGCCTGGGTATCGCGGTCATCGTGGTTCTGACGGTCACGGTCCCGGTGAATAACCTGCTCTACAACAGCGTACTCCGCGAGGGTGCCCTGGGCTGGGCAGGTCTGCCCAATGTGGACCTGAGCTTTCTCGGATTATTGTCGTATATTGGGGTAATCGCGGCGATTGTTCAGATCATGGAGATGGTTCTGGATAAGTACATCCCGGCGCTCTACGCCGCTCTGGGTGTCTTTCTGCCGCTGATTACGGTGAACTGCGCGATTCTCGGTGCCTCACTGTTCATGGTCGAGCGGGATTACACGTTTGGTGAGAGTGTGGTTTACGGCTTCGGTGCAGGACTTGGCTGGGCGCTGGCAATCGTTGCACTGGCCGGCATCCGTGAAAAGCTCAAGTACAGTGACGTACCTGACGGCCTGCGCGGCCTGGGCATTACCTTCATCACGGTTGGCCTGATGTCGCTTGGATTCATGTCGTTTTCCGGCATTTCACTGTAA
- the nqrF gene encoding NADH:ubiquinone reductase (Na(+)-transporting) subunit F: MNTEILLGVVMFTVIVLALVAIILAARSRLVSTGDVTIEINDDPEHTVKTEAGGKLLGTLANNGIFLSSACGGGGTCAQCKCKVFDGGGSMLPTEKTHFTNREEKEGWRLSCQVPVKQDMKVEVPEEFFGVKKWECEVVSNHNVATFIKELILKLPEGEEVDFRAGGYVQLECPPYEIAFKDFNIEEDFQGDWNKLDIWRYKAINKEETIRAYSMANYPEEKGVLKFNIRIATPPPGTDHPPGIMSSYVFNLKPGDKVTVMGPFGEFFAKKTDAEMVFIGGGAGMAPMRSHIFDQLKRLNSQRKISFWYGARSVREMFYVEDFDMLQEENDNFEWHVALSDALPEDNWKGPTGFIHNVLYENYLKDHPAPEDCEYYMCGPPIMNASCIKMLKDLGVEDENIMLDDFGG; encoded by the coding sequence ATGAATACAGAAATTCTTCTTGGTGTAGTCATGTTCACCGTTATCGTTCTGGCCCTGGTCGCAATAATCCTTGCGGCCCGTTCCAGACTGGTAAGCACCGGTGATGTGACTATTGAGATTAATGATGATCCCGAGCATACGGTGAAGACCGAGGCCGGTGGCAAACTTCTGGGTACCCTGGCGAACAACGGGATTTTTCTGTCTTCCGCCTGTGGCGGCGGTGGAACCTGCGCCCAGTGCAAATGCAAGGTGTTTGACGGCGGTGGCTCCATGCTGCCTACGGAAAAGACTCACTTCACCAACCGTGAAGAAAAGGAAGGCTGGCGCCTGAGCTGTCAGGTTCCCGTGAAGCAGGACATGAAGGTAGAGGTGCCGGAAGAGTTCTTCGGTGTGAAGAAGTGGGAGTGCGAGGTGGTTTCCAACCACAACGTGGCCACCTTCATCAAAGAGCTGATTCTGAAACTTCCCGAAGGCGAGGAAGTCGACTTCCGCGCTGGCGGTTATGTTCAGCTTGAGTGTCCTCCCTATGAAATCGCGTTCAAGGATTTCAACATTGAGGAAGATTTCCAGGGCGACTGGAACAAGCTCGATATCTGGCGCTACAAGGCCATTAACAAGGAAGAGACGATTCGCGCCTATTCCATGGCCAACTATCCGGAAGAGAAGGGTGTTCTGAAGTTCAATATCCGGATTGCAACGCCGCCGCCGGGAACCGACCATCCGCCGGGCATCATGTCCAGCTATGTGTTCAACCTTAAACCGGGCGACAAGGTTACCGTTATGGGGCCGTTCGGTGAGTTTTTCGCGAAGAAAACCGACGCGGAAATGGTGTTTATCGGTGGTGGTGCCGGCATGGCACCCATGCGTTCGCACATCTTTGACCAGCTCAAGCGCCTGAACAGTCAGCGTAAGATCAGCTTCTGGTATGGCGCCCGTAGTGTTCGCGAAATGTTCTACGTAGAAGATTTCGACATGCTGCAGGAAGAGAACGACAACTTCGAATGGCATGTTGCTCTGTCCGATGCCTTGCCAGAGGACAACTGGAAAGGCCCAACCGGATTCATTCATAACGTTCTGTATGAGAACTATCTGAAGGACCATCCGGCTCCCGAGGACTGTGAGTATTACATGTGTGGGCCGCCCATCATGAACGCATCCTGCATCAAGATGCTGAAGGATCTGGGCGTTGAGGACGAGAACATCATGCTGGACGATTTCGGGGGTTAA
- a CDS encoding FAD:protein FMN transferase, with protein sequence MTSGMTRPVRAVVAGAFLALAFAALAGCSFESEQKVWEISGPVFGTRYHINVVMEDDQARLESLASGIEKVLEEVDASMSTWRPDSELSRFNSLTDQSEWTEISPALYKVLERAREISLLTDGAFDITVGPVVNLWGFGPEARPEKVPGDEKLASVLDAIGYQKIELKDQPPSLRADPRQYVDLSAIAKGYGVDAVASFLAEEGISAYLVEIGGEVSVKGRKPDGDFWRLAIERPVSGQRQVDRVVAIGNRAMATSGDYRNYYESGGERFSHTIDPKDGRPIDHNLASVTVVANDCMTADALATAFNVMGPEKAKALAVRENIAAYFIVRGEDGFETDFTPAFSSFLTQ encoded by the coding sequence ATGACATCCGGTATGACACGACCCGTCAGGGCGGTAGTGGCCGGCGCCTTTTTGGCGCTGGCATTTGCCGCGCTGGCGGGTTGTTCGTTTGAGTCAGAGCAGAAAGTCTGGGAAATCTCCGGCCCGGTTTTCGGGACCCGGTATCACATCAATGTGGTGATGGAAGACGATCAGGCCCGGCTTGAAAGCCTGGCCAGCGGCATTGAGAAGGTTCTGGAGGAGGTTGATGCCTCCATGTCCACCTGGCGCCCGGATTCCGAGCTTTCCCGGTTTAACAGCCTTACTGATCAAAGTGAATGGACAGAGATCTCCCCCGCTCTATACAAGGTGCTGGAGCGGGCACGGGAGATTTCCCTACTGACCGATGGCGCGTTCGATATAACCGTTGGGCCTGTGGTCAACCTCTGGGGATTTGGACCTGAAGCCCGTCCGGAAAAAGTGCCTGGCGACGAGAAACTTGCCTCGGTACTGGACGCGATTGGCTATCAAAAGATCGAGTTAAAGGATCAGCCGCCTTCACTGCGGGCAGATCCCCGGCAGTATGTGGACCTGTCGGCCATCGCAAAGGGCTATGGGGTGGATGCGGTCGCGAGCTTTCTCGCCGAGGAGGGTATATCGGCCTATCTGGTTGAAATCGGTGGGGAAGTCAGCGTCAAGGGTCGCAAACCTGATGGCGACTTCTGGCGACTTGCTATTGAACGGCCGGTTTCCGGGCAGCGCCAGGTTGACCGGGTGGTTGCGATCGGTAATCGTGCAATGGCAACCTCTGGGGACTATCGTAACTATTACGAATCGGGCGGGGAGCGTTTCTCCCATACAATAGACCCGAAAGATGGCAGGCCAATTGATCACAACCTGGCATCGGTGACAGTGGTGGCAAATGACTGTATGACCGCCGATGCTCTGGCAACTGCGTTCAACGTGATGGGGCCAGAGAAGGCAAAAGCATTGGCAGTACGAGAAAACATTGCTGCCTATTTCATTGTTCGAGGAGAAGACGGCTTTGAAACGGATTTCACACCGGCTTTTTCTTCGTTCCTGACTCAATAA
- the nqrM gene encoding (Na+)-NQR maturation NqrM produces MGTFLLVLMIVLLLVAAMSVGVLMGRKPISGTCGGIGAMGISKSCDICGGNPQKCDEENERASTDGQSAEELTYDASKSGKG; encoded by the coding sequence ATGGGGACTTTTCTACTGGTTTTGATGATTGTTTTGCTGCTGGTAGCGGCCATGTCGGTCGGGGTCCTGATGGGACGCAAACCGATCAGTGGCACCTGTGGGGGTATTGGCGCCATGGGTATCAGCAAAAGCTGCGATATATGCGGGGGTAATCCCCAGAAGTGTGATGAGGAAAACGAGCGCGCTTCCACAGACGGGCAGTCCGCAGAAGAACTTACCTACGATGCATCAAAGTCCGGCAAGGGCTGA
- the sthA gene encoding Si-specific NAD(P)(+) transhydrogenase, whose protein sequence is MAEHHYDVVVIGAGPSGEGAAMNATKHGKRVAIIEDKPTVGGNCTHWGTIPSKALRHSVKQIITFNTNQMFRDIGEPRWFSFPRVLQNAQKVIGKQVKLRTQFYARNRVDLINGRASFLDANRLEIRGNKSHEILHFKQAVIATGSRPYLPPDVDFRHHRIYNSDTILNLSHTPRTLIIYGAGVIGSEYASIFAGLGVKVDLINPGSRLLTFLDDEISDALSYHLRNNGVLVRHNEEYESVDGDDHGVVLSLKSGKKIRADAFLWCNGRSGNTEKLGLDNIGLTPNGRGQLAVDDHYRTEVEHIYAAGDVIGWPSLASAAYDQGRSASSDIVKDEYFRLVSDVPTGIYTLPEISSVGHTERELTEAKVPYEVGQAFFKDLARAQITGDPVGMLKILFHRESRQLLGIHCFGDQAAEIVHIGQAIMNQEGEANSLNYFINTTFNYPTMAEAYRVAALNGLNRIF, encoded by the coding sequence ATGGCAGAGCACCATTACGACGTTGTCGTTATTGGCGCAGGGCCTTCAGGAGAAGGCGCTGCAATGAACGCGACCAAACACGGCAAGCGGGTTGCCATTATTGAAGACAAGCCGACAGTCGGTGGTAATTGCACGCATTGGGGTACCATCCCCTCGAAAGCCTTGCGTCACTCCGTCAAGCAGATCATCACCTTCAACACCAACCAGATGTTCCGGGATATCGGCGAGCCTCGCTGGTTTTCGTTCCCGAGAGTGCTGCAGAACGCCCAGAAGGTTATTGGCAAACAGGTGAAGCTGCGCACCCAGTTCTATGCCCGTAACCGGGTGGATCTGATCAACGGCCGAGCCAGTTTTCTGGATGCCAACCGCCTGGAGATCCGCGGCAACAAGTCCCACGAAATACTCCATTTCAAGCAGGCGGTCATCGCAACGGGCTCAAGGCCGTATCTGCCGCCGGATGTGGATTTCCGTCATCATCGTATCTACAACTCCGACACCATCCTGAATCTTTCCCACACGCCGCGGACTCTGATCATTTACGGTGCCGGTGTCATCGGTTCTGAATACGCATCAATTTTTGCGGGCCTGGGTGTGAAGGTGGATCTGATCAACCCGGGTAGCCGCCTGCTGACGTTCCTGGACGATGAGATTTCTGATGCTTTGAGTTACCACCTGCGCAACAACGGCGTGCTGGTCAGACATAACGAAGAATATGAGTCCGTGGATGGCGATGACCATGGTGTCGTGCTGTCGCTCAAGTCCGGCAAGAAAATCCGGGCAGACGCCTTTCTCTGGTGTAATGGCCGTAGTGGTAATACCGAGAAACTGGGCCTGGACAATATTGGCCTGACGCCCAATGGCCGGGGTCAGTTGGCCGTCGATGACCACTATCGCACGGAAGTGGAGCATATCTATGCCGCCGGCGATGTCATTGGCTGGCCGAGCCTTGCAAGCGCCGCCTATGATCAGGGGCGTTCAGCGTCTTCCGACATTGTTAAGGACGAATACTTCCGGCTGGTGTCGGATGTGCCCACAGGCATCTACACGCTTCCGGAAATCAGTTCCGTCGGTCATACCGAGCGTGAGCTGACCGAGGCCAAGGTTCCCTATGAAGTCGGCCAGGCCTTCTTTAAGGACCTGGCCCGGGCGCAGATTACCGGCGACCCGGTGGGGATGCTGAAGATCCTGTTCCACCGTGAATCCCGTCAGTTGCTGGGCATTCACTGCTTTGGTGATCAGGCGGCGGAAATCGTTCACATCGGCCAGGCCATCATGAATCAGGAAGGGGAAGCCAATTCCCTGAACTATTTCATCAACACCACCTTCAACTACCCCACCATGGCAGAGGCCTACCGCGTCGCAGCCCTGAATGGGCTCAACCGGATCTTCTGA
- a CDS encoding glycerophosphodiester phosphodiesterase, which produces MIVYGHRGAKGEAPENTLAGFRHAYRQGINHFELDLVLSKDGKPVIIHDLSVDRTTWQTGDVHDFTAAELAEMDARRNTTAWPRKAGVPALETFLDEFPDLEHVQLEVKKDGRQRLNILCNRIIEIIQRRSLYSRVVVTSSDSWFLREVRRRDRKVAIGLVSDKKFPRPVNAAARLHCDYLCLNWRICTQAMVEDAHRRDMKVSTWTVNRIHDMLSLEGMGVDSIITDFPTSTRMFFDNRARNRLQLANNASREPSPAS; this is translated from the coding sequence ATGATCGTGTACGGACACCGTGGCGCCAAGGGTGAAGCGCCGGAGAACACACTGGCCGGGTTCAGGCACGCCTACCGCCAGGGCATAAACCATTTCGAGCTGGACCTGGTGCTGTCAAAGGACGGCAAACCGGTGATTATCCACGACCTGAGTGTCGACCGTACCACCTGGCAAACGGGCGATGTACACGACTTCACAGCGGCCGAGCTTGCGGAGATGGATGCCCGCCGCAACACCACGGCCTGGCCGCGAAAAGCCGGCGTTCCGGCGCTTGAAACCTTTCTGGACGAGTTCCCGGACCTGGAGCATGTTCAGCTTGAGGTAAAAAAAGACGGTCGCCAGCGTCTGAACATCCTGTGCAACCGCATCATCGAGATCATACAGAGGCGCAGTCTCTATAGTCGCGTGGTGGTCACTTCCTCGGATAGCTGGTTTCTGCGGGAAGTCAGGCGGCGTGACCGCAAGGTCGCCATTGGCCTGGTATCAGACAAGAAGTTTCCGCGCCCGGTCAATGCGGCGGCCAGGCTGCACTGCGATTATCTGTGCCTGAACTGGCGAATCTGTACCCAGGCTATGGTGGAAGACGCCCATCGCAGAGACATGAAGGTGTCTACCTGGACCGTCAACCGGATTCACGATATGTTGAGTCTGGAGGGCATGGGCGTTGACAGCATCATCACCGACTTCCCCACCAGCACACGGATGTTCTTTGACAACCGCGCCCGTAACCGGCTCCAGCTGGCAAACAATGCCAGCCGTGAGCCCTCCCCCGCTAGCTGA
- a CDS encoding 3-deoxy-7-phosphoheptulonate synthase produces MLAILHPDTSTESEAYRQTMHFLENLPGVSVRVHEVQGERQRLTEVYLLGDTKGLNKEEIEALPAVERAIRISDDYRILGRHKDDRRQSGFTYNGVTFDQNNLNVFAGLCAVDVPEHVEQMMQALEQHGEVCTRMGAYKPRTNPYSFQGHGKGCLPWVFEKAGKHGIKVIAMEITHESHIEEIDECLEMLGRPTGVMLQVGTRNTQNFELLKAIGRQTTYPVLLKRGFGITLNESLNAAEYLASEGNANVIFCLRGMKTEAGQPHRNMVDFAHVPAVKRLTRMPVCVDPSHSVGSREKAPDGVLDVMHATAQGVIAGANMVLADFHPRPEKALVDGPQALLMEELPAYLEDIRLCHDTWKKRQQIYRRMKDAQSE; encoded by the coding sequence ATGCTAGCCATACTTCACCCGGATACCTCCACTGAAAGTGAAGCCTATCGACAGACCATGCACTTCCTGGAGAATCTGCCGGGGGTCTCCGTACGGGTTCACGAAGTTCAGGGCGAGCGTCAGCGACTGACCGAAGTCTACCTGCTGGGCGACACCAAAGGCCTGAACAAGGAAGAAATCGAGGCCCTCCCGGCGGTCGAGCGGGCCATCCGCATCTCCGATGACTACCGGATACTGGGTCGCCACAAGGACGATCGCCGCCAGAGCGGTTTTACCTACAATGGCGTGACCTTTGATCAGAACAACCTGAATGTCTTTGCCGGGCTCTGCGCGGTAGACGTACCCGAACACGTTGAACAGATGATGCAGGCGCTGGAGCAGCACGGCGAAGTCTGCACCCGCATGGGCGCCTACAAACCCCGCACCAACCCCTATTCATTCCAGGGGCATGGCAAGGGCTGCCTGCCCTGGGTATTCGAGAAAGCCGGCAAGCATGGCATCAAGGTGATTGCCATGGAGATCACCCATGAAAGCCATATCGAGGAAATCGACGAATGCCTGGAAATGCTGGGCCGTCCAACCGGTGTGATGCTTCAGGTCGGCACCCGCAACACCCAGAACTTCGAATTGCTGAAGGCCATCGGGCGCCAGACCACCTACCCGGTTCTGCTGAAGCGGGGGTTTGGCATCACCCTGAATGAATCCCTCAATGCGGCGGAATACCTAGCCAGCGAAGGCAACGCCAACGTCATCTTCTGCCTGCGGGGCATGAAGACAGAAGCCGGGCAGCCTCATCGCAACATGGTGGATTTTGCCCACGTGCCCGCCGTCAAACGGCTGACACGCATGCCGGTCTGTGTCGACCCTTCCCACTCGGTGGGCAGCCGTGAAAAGGCGCCTGACGGCGTGCTGGATGTCATGCACGCGACAGCCCAAGGGGTCATCGCCGGCGCCAACATGGTTCTGGCCGACTTCCATCCCCGGCCCGAGAAAGCTCTGGTGGACGGTCCACAGGCGCTGCTGATGGAAGAACTGCCAGCCTACCTGGAGGACATCCGCCTCTGCCACGACACCTGGAAAAAACGCCAACAGATTTACCGCCGAATGAAGGATGCGCAGTCAGAATGA